A single region of the Xiphophorus maculatus strain JP 163 A chromosome 3, X_maculatus-5.0-male, whole genome shotgun sequence genome encodes:
- the LOC111608167 gene encoding lymphocyte antigen 6 complex locus protein G6c-like isoform X2, with product MMPHLLLLLCFPPAVVSLFCYTCVFPAVSPLDCIRFPLKCPPGQLCLSSQAAGQKGDLRVVLYEKSCVLPALCGVTGEKYALGLNFTFINECCNTHLCNAAGPPAGPPLWTALLPLLALGSAR from the exons ATGATGCCCCACCTTCTGCTTCTCCTGTGCTTCCCTCCAGCTGTGG TCTCCCTGTTCTGCTACACCTGCGTGTTTCCGGCCGTCTCTCCTCTGGACTGCATCCGCTTCCCGCTGAAGTGTCCGCCGGGGCAGCTGTGCCTGTCCAGCCAGGCCGCGGGGCAGAAAG GTGACCTGCGGGTGGTTCTGTACGAGAAGAGCTGCGTCCTGCCTGCGCTGTGCGGGGTCACCGGGGAGAAGTACGCTCTGGGTCTCAACTTCACCTTCATCAACGAATGCTGCAACACACACCTGTGCAACGCGGCCGGCCCCCCCGCCGGGCCCCCGCTCTGGACGGCCCTGCTGCCCCTGCTGGCTCTGGGCTCCGCTCGGTGA
- the LOC111608167 gene encoding uncharacterized protein LOC111608167 isoform X1: protein MMPHLLLLLCFPPAVACCPPVSLFCYTCVFPAVSPLDCIRFPLKCPPGQLCLSSQAAGQKGDLRVVLYEKSCVLPALCGVTGEKYALGLNFTFINECCNTHLCNAAGPPAGPPLWTALLPLLALGSAR from the exons ATGATGCCCCACCTTCTGCTTCTCCTGTGCTTCCCTCCAGCTGTGG CCTGCTGTCCTCCAGTCTCCCTGTTCTGCTACACCTGCGTGTTTCCGGCCGTCTCTCCTCTGGACTGCATCCGCTTCCCGCTGAAGTGTCCGCCGGGGCAGCTGTGCCTGTCCAGCCAGGCCGCGGGGCAGAAAG GTGACCTGCGGGTGGTTCTGTACGAGAAGAGCTGCGTCCTGCCTGCGCTGTGCGGGGTCACCGGGGAGAAGTACGCTCTGGGTCTCAACTTCACCTTCATCAACGAATGCTGCAACACACACCTGTGCAACGCGGCCGGCCCCCCCGCCGGGCCCCCGCTCTGGACGGCCCTGCTGCCCCTGCTGGCTCTGGGCTCCGCTCGGTGA